From a region of the Phaseolus vulgaris cultivar G19833 chromosome 6, P. vulgaris v2.0, whole genome shotgun sequence genome:
- the LOC137832310 gene encoding SAC3 family protein B gives MSSYLGFGKASGPTAPLKSPPSFGFTDPSPPPPFSSPVPAFSPQSTPRSIDSSSWSDGQKILYKDSDTHIPQRPSPVTTFIASRDSTTGVTARTSKFPNLERRSPPISYADIEALGNYGQPVTMNKPSLSPPGLGSTSNVSRTVPHSQIHQKSFPFNVPEATISKPMSSTASKRTRSPASSFAANETLEGNSISPEDNSEREVLAKAKRLARFKVELSRSEQNNADIPDQKAFAIRHEQSMLEPKYVRGHLMDSAVNISSGHVSDIEVLETSNVIIGLCPDMCPESERGERERKGDLDQYERVDGDRNVTSRLLAVKKYTRTAEREARLIRPMPILQNTIDYLLTLLDQPYDERFLGVYNFLWDRMRAIRMDLRMQHIFNQGAITMLEQMIKLHIIAMHELCDYTKGEGFSEGFDAHLNIEQMNKTSVELFQLYDDHRKKGMNILTEKEFRGYYALLKLDKHPGYKVEPAELSLEIAKMTPEIRQTPEVLFARSVARACRTSNFIAFFRLARKATYLQACLMHAHFAKLRTQALASLHSGIQNNQGIPVSQVANWLAMEDEGIEGLLEYHGFLLKIFEEPYMVKEGPFLNVDVDYPTKCSKLVHKKRSRRIIEDISLSIQAESPNVETVKEIEMRKHEPQVDSPVENDSSVQKPDEEIPDVVAIYSPEDSMSGKTFKDVQDSRKDQDISCPLPSLLSSPFPNIIPEQQFTRFDVFKGINSDLIARGSPKRNFQFSVEQRPLENIPKTAPPESSLGYSFSVPPPVSQGVFKDDSLIIHQEHEDEINEARENCQDEEIAEAKLKLFLRLWRRRASKLRMLREERQLASNAALDSMPLGPPIQHYLYRPGNFNKFDIDVAMKERYEKQEKSWSRLNVSDIVASTLGRRNPDSKCLCWKIILCSQMNTGYEMGAAGTWLASKFMPSSDEDVVFSSPGLVIWRKWIYSQSGINPSCYLSVVRDTAFGNLDEAVSGAGAVMFLVSDSISWELQRSHLHNLLMSIPSGACLPLLILCGSYEERFSSAIINELGLQNIDNLKISSFLLVFLNENQWIEHSSGFFSDTRLREGLEWLACESPLQPNVGCVKIRELVHDHLKSFPGVQGIVMNCNLGPNNCISLFNEALDRSIKEITATASSNPTGWPCPEIGLLDKFRDEDRVVKMCLPTLGWSSNENTEPIIRALQNCKLPTFPGDLFWLARGSKVRQEIENQRKQLENCLIQYLTHTSKTMGISLATKEARVTMQSCVRLELRGSNYHIVPHWGMIFRRIFNWRLMGLSSREISTAYISEHHHVALPNVSPETWLSYYPDTSLDEIISVSCSSPLPVMHQPLQHLPRRASNDVFHATVNQRDAETNLPLDKSPTMDSATTFFNAKPNRETDKLSKLLEQCNLLQDSIDKKLFVYY, from the exons ATGTCGTCGTATTTGGGATTCGGAAAAGCTTCAGGACCCACCGCACCTCTCAAATCTCCACCCTCTTTCGGTTTCACCGATCCTTCTCCTCCACCTCCCTTTTCTTCACCTGTTCCCGCTTTTTCGCCACAATCCACGCCCAG ATCCATTGATTCTTCCAGTTGGAGTGATGGACAGAAAATACTCTACAAAGATTCGGATACCCATATCCCTCAAAGGCCTTCCCCAGTCACTACATTTATTGCTTCTCGTGATTCCACAACTGGTGTTACAGCCAGAACTTCAAAATTTCCAAATCTGGAGAGAAGATCTCCTCCTATATCTTATGCAGACATTGAAGCTTTGGGGAATTATGGTCAACCTGTCACAATGAACAA GCCTTCTTTGTCTCCTCCTGGACTAGGAAGCACATCAAATGTTTCACGGACTGTCCCTCATTCTCAAATTCACCAGAAATCTTTTCCGTTTAATGTTCCTGAAGCCACTATAAGCAAGCCCATGAGCTCCACTGCTTCTAAAAGAACAAGATCACCTGCTTCATCATTTGCAGCCAATGAAACCCTTGAAGGAAACTCAATTTCCCCTGAAGACAACTCTGAACG TGAAGTTTTAGCTAAGGCCAAGCGTTTAGCCCGGTTCAAAGTAGAGCTAAGCAGATCTGAACAAAATAATGCTGATATTCCCGATCAGAAGGCTTTTGCTATTAGACATGAACAGTCTATGTTGGAGCCGAAATACGTGAGGGGGCATTTAATGGATTCAGCTGTCAACATTAGCAGTGGCCATGTTTCTGATATTGAAGTCCTGGAAACATCCAATGTAATTATTGGCTTATGTCCAGATATGTGTCCTG AGTCTGAAAGGGGAGAGCGTGAAAGAAAAGGGGATCTTGACCAATATGAACGTGTGGATGGGGATAGAAATGTAACTAGCAGACTTCTTGCAGTTAAGAAG TATACTAGGACAGCTGAGAGGGAAGCCAGATTGATCCGGCCTATGCCCATCCTGCAGAATACAATTGATTATCTACTCACATTGCTAGATCAGCCTTATGATGAGAGGTTTCTTGGCGTGTATAATTTCTTGTGGGATAGGATGAGAGCAATTCGAATGGACCTGCGAATGCAGCACATTTTCAATCAAGGGGCTATTACTATGCTGGAACAGATG ATAAAATTACATATCATTGCAATGCATGAATTGTGTGATTACACTAAAGGAGAAGGATTTTCAGAGGGCTTTGATGCTCATCTCAATATTGAGCAGATGAACAAAACTTCAGTTGAACTGTTCCAGCTGTATGATGATCATAGAAAGAAAGGAATGAATATTCTGACCGAAAAAGAGTTTCGAGGCTATTATGCTCTTCTTAAATTGGATAAGCATCCTGGTTATAAA GTTGAACCTGCAGAACTCTCCCTTGAAATTGCTAAAATGACTCCAGAGATAAGGCAGACTCCAGAAGTTCTATTTGCTCGCAGTGTAGCAAG AGCGTGTCGAACCAGTAATTTTATTGCCTTCTTTCGGCTTGCAAGAAAAGCAACTTACCTTCAAGCATGTCTAATGCATGCTCACTTTGCAAAG TTGCGTACCCAGGCACTTGCTTCTCTGCATTCTGGTATACAGAATAACCAAGGAATCCCTGTTTCTCAAGTTGCTAACTGGCTTGCTATGGAG GATGAAGGCATAGAGGGTCTCTTGGAGTATCATGGGTTCTTGctaaaaatatttgaagaaCCTTATATGGTGAAGGAAGGTCCATTTCTCAATGTTGATGTTGACTATCCCACCAAGTGTTCAAAACTTGTGCATAAGAAAAGGTCTCGAAGGATAATTGAAGATATTTCACTCTCAATTCAAGCAGAATCACCAAATGTTGAGACTGTGAAAGAGATTGAAATGAGGAAGCATGAACCACAAGTAGATTCACCTGTTGAAAATGATAGTTCTGTCCAGAAGCCTGATGAGGAAATTCCAGACGTGGTGGCTATTTACTCACCTGAGGATAGTATGTCAGGAAAGACATTTAAGGATGTTCAAGACAGTCGAAAAGATCAAGATATTTCTTGTCCTCTTCCATCACTGCTGAGCTCTCCTTTTCCTAATATTATACCTGAACAACAGTTTACTAGATTTGATGTCTTCAAGGGTATCAATTCAGATTTGATTGCTAGAGGCTCTCCAAAGAGAAACTTTCAGTTTAGTGTTGAACAAAGGCCATTGGAGAATATACCAAAAACAGCTCCACCTGAAAGTTCATTAGGTTATAGTTTTTCAGTGCCACCTCCTGTGTCCCAGGGTGTATTCAAGGATGACTCTCTGATTATTCAccaagagcatgaagatgaaaTTAATGAAGCTAGAGAAAATTGTCAAGATGAAGAAATTGCTGAGGCCAAGCTGAAGTTGTTCTTAAG GTTATGGAGGAGGCGAGCATCAAAACTAAGAATGTTACGTGAAGAAAGGCAGTTAGCATCAAATGCTGCACTAGACTCTATGCCATTGGGCCCCCCAATTCAACATTATTTATAT CGACCTGGCAACTTCAATAAGTTTGACATTGATGTAGCTATGAAGGAGAGATATGAAAAACAGGAGAAATCATGGTCAAGACTTAATGTTTCTGATATAGTTGCCAGTACACTAGGCAGAAGAAATCCAGATTCTAAATGCTTGTGCTGGAAAATTATTCTATGCTCTCAAATGAACACGGGATATGAAATGGGGGCAGCAGGCACTTGGTTGGCCTCAAAGTTCATGCCTTCTAGTGATGAAGATGTGGTCTTTTCATCTCCTGGCTTGGTAATATGGAGGAAATGGATTTATAGTCAATCTGGCATCAATCCTTCCTGCTACCTCTCTGTAGTTAGGGATACAGCATTTGGTAATCTAGATGAGGCAGTATCCGGCGCAGGTGCTGTTATGTTTCTTGTGTCTGACAGCATCTCATGGGAACTTCAGAGGTCTCATCTTCATAATCTTCTGATGTCAATTCCATCTGGGGCCTGCTTGCCTCTTTTGATCTTGTGCGGGTCATACGAGGAAAGGTTTTCTTCTGCTATAATTAATGAGCTGGGCCTTCAAAACATTGATAACTTGAAGATCAGTAGCTTTCTGCTTGTTTTCCTCAACGAAAACCAGTGGATCGAACACTCAAGTGGATTTTTCAGTGATACACGATTAAGGGAAGGGCTGGAATGGCTGGCATGTGAATCACCATTGCAACCCAACGTTGGCTGTGTGAAAATACGAGAACTTGTTCACGACCATCTCAAGTCCTTCCCAGGGGTGCAGGGCATTGTCATGAACTGCAACTTGGGGCCTAATAACTGCATCTCATTGTTCAACGAAGCCTTAGATCGCTCAATAAAGGAAATTACTGCTACTGCCAGTTCAAATCCCACTGGTTGGCCATGtccagaaattggtttacttGACAAGTTTCGTGATGAAGATAGAGTAGTGAAAATGTGCTTGCCAACTTTGGGATGGAGCTCAAACGAGAATACTGAACCAATTATTCGTGCTTTGCAAAACTGTAAGCTCCCTACTTTTCCTGGTGATTTATTCTGGTTAGCCAGAGGTTCTAAAGTTAGACAGGAGATTGAGAATCAGAGAAAACAGCTTGAGAATTGCTTGATCCAGTACTTGACTCATACTAGTAAGACTATGGGAATTTCTTTGGCAACAAAAGAGGCTCGTGTCACAATGCAAAGCTGCGTGAGGCTTGAGCTACGTGGCTCAAATTACCATATAGTTCCTCATTGGGGTATGATTTTTCGTAGAATTTTTAACTGGCGTCTAATGGGTTTATCTAGCAGGGAAATCTCCACGGCTTACATCTCAGAACATCATCATGTTGCTCTTCCAAATGTGAGCCCTGAAACATGGCTATCTTATTATCCGGACACGTCTTTAGATGAAATAATCAGTGTTAGCTGCAGCTCTCCTCTTCCCGTTATGCATCAACCACTTCAACATCTTCCAAGGAGGGCTTCAAATGATGTATTCCATGCCACTGTTAACCAGAGGGATGCTGAAACCAATCTTCCGCTCGATAAATCACCTACCATGGATTCAGCTACAACATTTTTTAATGCCAAACCAAATAGAGAAACTGACAAATTAAGCAAGCTATTGGAACAGTGTAACTTGCTTCAGGATAGCATAGATAAGAAGCTTTTTGTATACTACTAA